The following coding sequences are from one Hymenobacter sp. DG25A window:
- a CDS encoding LexA family protein: MSLLHLYRLPDEPWPLPLPVIGSTLSAGFPSPADDHLDPPLDLNRHLFRHPAATYLARVRGNSMLEAGIHDGDLIAIDRALTPRDGHVVVAVVEGEYTIKRLRQQGPRLWLEPANAHYQNVEITGDMSFTVRGVVTHVIHALPPTC, from the coding sequence ATGAGTCTGCTGCATCTATACCGTTTGCCCGATGAGCCCTGGCCGCTACCGCTGCCAGTCATCGGCAGCACGCTTTCGGCGGGCTTCCCTTCTCCCGCCGACGACCACCTCGACCCGCCCCTCGACCTCAACCGCCACCTGTTCCGGCACCCGGCGGCCACTTATCTGGCCCGCGTGCGCGGCAACTCCATGCTGGAAGCCGGCATCCACGACGGCGACCTGATTGCTATTGACCGCGCCCTCACGCCCCGCGACGGACACGTGGTAGTAGCCGTGGTAGAAGGCGAGTACACCATTAAGCGCCTGCGGCAGCAGGGCCCGCGCCTGTGGCTGGAGCCCGCCAATGCCCACTACCAAAACGTGGAGATAACCGGCGACATGAGCTTTACCGTGCGCGGGGTAGTCACGCACGTAA